The following nucleotide sequence is from Cytophagia bacterium CHB2.
ATACTTTGCGTCGGGGTGGTGCACGAGGATCGCTGCAGTGGACTGCTCCGGCACAAGCTGGTAGGCGGGCGTCAATGACATGCCCAGCATCTCCTCGGCGGGCAGCAGCCGGAACAGCGTGGCGTGGTCTTCCAGGTCAGGGCAGGCCGGGTAGCCCCAGCTATAGCGCTTGCCGCGCTCGACGGGCAGGCCAAGCTCGCGGTTGATATGGCGGTTCAGGTAGGTGGCGGTCGCCTCGGCTGTCTGCACGGCCAGCCCGTGAAAGAAGTACGCTTCCGTGTAT
It contains:
- a CDS encoding methionine synthase, which encodes IARFNFPRQPFGEHLCLADYFAPAGGEQVDVCPLQVVTVGAGATERFDALQAAHEYTEAYFFHGLAVQTAEATATYLNRHINRELGLPVERGKRYSWGYPACPDLEDHATLFRLLPAEEMLGMSLTPAYQLVPEQSTAAILVHHPDAKYYSVGVSRTEQLTEA